In the Euphorbia lathyris chromosome 5, ddEupLath1.1, whole genome shotgun sequence genome, one interval contains:
- the LOC136231361 gene encoding uncharacterized protein isoform X1 — MDAIEAASSPQYLSHSSCSQPRHFYVAVDRLQFKMETLIDLLGMAGRRSGLPMVVCCNSRDELDAVCSAVSNLPYISFVSLYSDLAEQERTLVLEKFRQATTKWNQNVNDQLGDDSEIENDKDKSHMIVVTDACLPLLASGESSVSARVLINYELPMKKEIYARRMASCLAADGIVINMVVGGEVVTLKSVEESSSLVIAEMPINICEIL; from the exons ATGGACGCAATTGAAGCCGCTTCTTCTCCTCAGTACCTTTCTCATTCCAG CTGCAGTCAACCGCGCCACTTCTATGTCGCCGTTGACAGACTCCAGTTCAAAATG GAGACACTGATAGACTTATTAGGCATGGCCGGCCGTCGCTCTGGACTGCCGATGGTTGTTTGCTGCAATTCGAGAGACGAGCTCGATGCCGTCTGCTCTGCCGTTTCCAATCTCCCTTACATTTCCTTCGTTTCTCTG TACAGTGACCTAGCTGAACAAGAACGAACATTAGTGCTAGAGAAATTTAGGCAAGCAACAACAAAGTGGAATCAGAATGTCAATGATCAGCTAGGAGATGATagtgaaattgaaaatgataaagacaagTCTCATATGATAGTTGTAACAGATGCCTGCCTTCCGCTTCTTGCTTCTGGGGAGTCGTCAGTTTCTGCTCGTGTTCTGATTAATTATGAGTTACCAATGAAGAAG GAAATATATGCAAGACGTATGGCTAGTTGTTTGGCAGCAG ATGGGATTGTAATCAATATGGTCGTTGGTGGAGAAGTGGTTACTCTTAAAAGTGTTGAAGAGAGCAGCAGCCTTGTCATAGCAGAAATGCCAATAAAT ATTTGTGAGATATTATAA
- the LOC136231361 gene encoding uncharacterized protein isoform X2 has protein sequence MDAIEAASSPQYLSHSSQPRHFYVAVDRLQFKMETLIDLLGMAGRRSGLPMVVCCNSRDELDAVCSAVSNLPYISFVSLYSDLAEQERTLVLEKFRQATTKWNQNVNDQLGDDSEIENDKDKSHMIVVTDACLPLLASGESSVSARVLINYELPMKKEIYARRMASCLAADGIVINMVVGGEVVTLKSVEESSSLVIAEMPINICEIL, from the exons ATGGACGCAATTGAAGCCGCTTCTTCTCCTCAGTACCTTTCTCATTCCAG TCAACCGCGCCACTTCTATGTCGCCGTTGACAGACTCCAGTTCAAAATG GAGACACTGATAGACTTATTAGGCATGGCCGGCCGTCGCTCTGGACTGCCGATGGTTGTTTGCTGCAATTCGAGAGACGAGCTCGATGCCGTCTGCTCTGCCGTTTCCAATCTCCCTTACATTTCCTTCGTTTCTCTG TACAGTGACCTAGCTGAACAAGAACGAACATTAGTGCTAGAGAAATTTAGGCAAGCAACAACAAAGTGGAATCAGAATGTCAATGATCAGCTAGGAGATGATagtgaaattgaaaatgataaagacaagTCTCATATGATAGTTGTAACAGATGCCTGCCTTCCGCTTCTTGCTTCTGGGGAGTCGTCAGTTTCTGCTCGTGTTCTGATTAATTATGAGTTACCAATGAAGAAG GAAATATATGCAAGACGTATGGCTAGTTGTTTGGCAGCAG ATGGGATTGTAATCAATATGGTCGTTGGTGGAGAAGTGGTTACTCTTAAAAGTGTTGAAGAGAGCAGCAGCCTTGTCATAGCAGAAATGCCAATAAAT ATTTGTGAGATATTATAA
- the LOC136229392 gene encoding uncharacterized protein isoform X1 has product MQYFDGYGYHGTSFEQTYRCYPASFIEKPQIENGDKIIMPPSALDRLASLHIDYPMLFELRNDAAERVSHCGVLEFIAEEGMIYMPYWMMENLLLQEGDIVRLKSATLPKGTYVKLQPHTKDFLDISNPKAILETTLRNYSCLTTGDSIMVAYNNKKYYIDIIESKPSNAITIIETDCEVDFAPPLDYKEPERPAPRIPQGKATSQDEDVPDTTEPKFNPFTGAARRLDGKPLKPQPASVSAPGLAGKQHAVIANDGRGQTSAGSSSQSTARQSQGKLVFGSKETRKEAAGKEKEKEVKQEETPKKEEAKFQPFSGKKYSLKG; this is encoded by the exons ATGCAGTATTTTGATGGATATGGATATCATGGGACGTCATTTGAGCAAACATACCGGTGTTACCCTGCCTCGTTCATTGAaaag CCTCAAATTGAAAATGGTGATAAAA TAATAATGCCACCTTCAGCACTTGATCGCCTCG CATCTTTGCATATTGATTATCCAATGTTGTTTGAGCTGCGGAATGATGCTGCTGAGCGGGTCTCACATTGTGGGGTTTTGGAGTTTATTGCAGAAGAAGGCATGATTTATATGCCATACTGG ATGATGGAAAACCTTCTCTTACAAGAAGGAGATATAGTGCGGTTGAAAAGTGCGACTCTACCTAAGGGAACATATGTTAAATTACAACCTCACACAAAGGACTTTTTGGATATATCCAACCCAAAAGCTAT CTTAGAGACAACTTTAAGAAATTATTCGTGCTTAACCACTGGAGATAGCATAATGGTTGCTTATAACAACAAAAAGTATTACATAGATATTATTGAAAGTAAGCCTTCAAATGCAATAACCATCATTGAGACAGACTGTGAAGTGGACTTCGCACCTCCCCTCGATTACAAGGAACCTGAAAGACCTGCTCCACGTATTCCACAGGGCAAAGCAACGTCTCAAG ATGAAGACGTGCCTGATACCACAGAGCCAAAATTCAATCCTTTTACAGGAGCAGCAAGACGTTTGGATGGGAAACCCTTGAAGCCACAACCTGCATCAGTTTCTGCACCAGGGTTGGCTGGAAAGCAACATGCTGTTATTGCGAATGATGGTAGGGGACAGACTTCTGCAGGTTCTAGTTCTCAAAGTACAGCACGCCAGTCTCAAGGGAAGCTTGTGTTTGGTTCAAAGGAAACACGGAAG GAAGCAGCTgggaaggagaaggagaaggaggtAAAACAGGAAGAAACCCCAAAGAAAGAAGAAGCAAAGTTCCAACCTTTCTCAGGGAAAAAGTACTCATTGAAGGGTTGA
- the LOC136229392 gene encoding uncharacterized protein isoform X2 produces MYFDGYGYHGTSFEQTYRCYPASFIEKPQIENGDKIIMPPSALDRLASLHIDYPMLFELRNDAAERVSHCGVLEFIAEEGMIYMPYWMMENLLLQEGDIVRLKSATLPKGTYVKLQPHTKDFLDISNPKAILETTLRNYSCLTTGDSIMVAYNNKKYYIDIIESKPSNAITIIETDCEVDFAPPLDYKEPERPAPRIPQGKATSQDEDVPDTTEPKFNPFTGAARRLDGKPLKPQPASVSAPGLAGKQHAVIANDGRGQTSAGSSSQSTARQSQGKLVFGSKETRKEAAGKEKEKEVKQEETPKKEEAKFQPFSGKKYSLKG; encoded by the exons ATG TATTTTGATGGATATGGATATCATGGGACGTCATTTGAGCAAACATACCGGTGTTACCCTGCCTCGTTCATTGAaaag CCTCAAATTGAAAATGGTGATAAAA TAATAATGCCACCTTCAGCACTTGATCGCCTCG CATCTTTGCATATTGATTATCCAATGTTGTTTGAGCTGCGGAATGATGCTGCTGAGCGGGTCTCACATTGTGGGGTTTTGGAGTTTATTGCAGAAGAAGGCATGATTTATATGCCATACTGG ATGATGGAAAACCTTCTCTTACAAGAAGGAGATATAGTGCGGTTGAAAAGTGCGACTCTACCTAAGGGAACATATGTTAAATTACAACCTCACACAAAGGACTTTTTGGATATATCCAACCCAAAAGCTAT CTTAGAGACAACTTTAAGAAATTATTCGTGCTTAACCACTGGAGATAGCATAATGGTTGCTTATAACAACAAAAAGTATTACATAGATATTATTGAAAGTAAGCCTTCAAATGCAATAACCATCATTGAGACAGACTGTGAAGTGGACTTCGCACCTCCCCTCGATTACAAGGAACCTGAAAGACCTGCTCCACGTATTCCACAGGGCAAAGCAACGTCTCAAG ATGAAGACGTGCCTGATACCACAGAGCCAAAATTCAATCCTTTTACAGGAGCAGCAAGACGTTTGGATGGGAAACCCTTGAAGCCACAACCTGCATCAGTTTCTGCACCAGGGTTGGCTGGAAAGCAACATGCTGTTATTGCGAATGATGGTAGGGGACAGACTTCTGCAGGTTCTAGTTCTCAAAGTACAGCACGCCAGTCTCAAGGGAAGCTTGTGTTTGGTTCAAAGGAAACACGGAAG GAAGCAGCTgggaaggagaaggagaaggaggtAAAACAGGAAGAAACCCCAAAGAAAGAAGAAGCAAAGTTCCAACCTTTCTCAGGGAAAAAGTACTCATTGAAGGGTTGA